The following DNA comes from Mycolicibacterium aromaticivorans JS19b1 = JCM 16368.
TCGTGGCGGCAAGTGTCTTGTTGTGCATCTTCAGCCTCCTGCCAACAAAAGTTGTCAGTAGGCCCCAACTCAGCGGTACGCCAACATATTTCGCAGAAAGCGTCGCCTCAGGGTATTGGCGACAGATACACAGGATTCTGCGAGGGTTCCTATTGCCGCGCTTGCGCTGCCAGCAGCTCCGAGATGTCGGCCGACGAGACCGGCCGTGAGAAGTAGTAGCCCTGTCCGATGTCGCAGCTGTGTTCGCGCAGCCATGAGGCGGTTTCGGCGTCCTCCACACCCTCGGCGACCACCGTGATCCCGAGGTTGTGGGTCAGATCGATCACGGCGCTGACCACAGCCGCGGCCCTGGCGTCCGTCGCGACCGAGGCGATGAAGTGCCGATCGAACTTCACCTCGTCTATCGGCAGATCACGCAGGTAGCTCAAAGCCGAATAGCCGCTCCCGAAGTCGTCGATCGCAATCCGGATCCCGTCGTCGCGCAGCTGTTGCAGCACGCCGGTCACCCGGCCCACCTCGTCGAGCACGAGGTCCTCGGTGATTTCGATGGTCAGTAGTCCGGCAGGCAGATTTCGTTCCTGCAGTACCCGGCGCACCGTGTCGGGCAGCCGTGCGTCGCGCAACAGCGGCGCGAACAGGTTCACCGCGACCGGAACGTCCAACCCCATCGACACCCAGCGCGCACAGTCATCGAGAACCTTCCGGAACACCAGATCGGTGACCGGTCGCATCAACCCATGACGCAGGATCAACGGCATAAACGCGCCTGGCCGAAGCACATTCAGCCGTGGGTGCGGCCAGCGCAGCAGCGCTTCCACACCTGCGATGCGTCCGGTTCCGAGGTCCAGTTTGGGTTGATAGACCATCTCGAGGCCACCGCGGTCGATCGTGCGGCGCAATTCGCCGAGCAACCGCACCTGTTCGGCTCCGCTCTTGGCTGAGCGGGGTTCCCCGTCGCGGGCCAGTTCCTCGATGTCCGGATCAAGCAACGTCATGTCCGAGCTGAATGTGTGCACCGTCGAATTACGCGACCGCTTTGCGAAGTACATCGCGGTGTCGGCACGCTTCACCAGATCTTCGGCCGTGATGCTGTTGTCCACCAACGACGCAACGGCCAAACCCGCGCTGGGATGCATCAGCACCTCGTGTCCGTCGATCAGGAACGGGGTGTCGAATGCGGCGATCACGCGTTCGCACACCAGGTGCGCCTCATCGACGTCGCCCTCGAGCAGCAACGCGAATTCGTCACCGCCGAGCCGTGCCACGGTATCGCCGGCTCGCAGACATGTCGCGATGCGCTCGCCGACACGGATCAGCAGGTTGTCGGCCGCTGGATGACCCATGCTGTCGTTGATCAGTTTGAAGTCGTCGAGATCCAGCGATAACACCGCCACGCACCGATTGTCGCGGGCGCGCAATGCCATTGCGTGCGCCAGCCGATCCTGGAACAACGTGCGATTGGCCAGCCCGGTCAAGGGGTCACGCAACGCCTGATCGGCTGCGGCCGCGAGCAGTCGCCGGTTTTCCCAGCCCGAAAGGACCTGTCGGGCACAGATGAGCGTCATCAGGATGGGCACCAGAACCCGAAGCAGACCGGTCATCACAA
Coding sequences within:
- a CDS encoding putative bifunctional diguanylate cyclase/phosphodiesterase, whose amino-acid sequence is MEDRRSLLQSAVPIFLSVLSCLLLALGFAFKWGGENAVRIVDGLAFAAFGAYAAACAVVAARAAHGRNRLAWTTMAVALSAWTAGELTRAYVTLVLERSLFPSPEDFLYLIFVVLAPIAFLQFPAEPTQGSRIRLLFDALIVATSLFLVLWVVVLGNVYQARGVDSAVQGRALLYPLFILFVFVGAVVFVVRSGAGNSVVMWLLMGGVTLMAFSGVAFAVLQGSHHYHPGHVTSVGWALGMSCFGAAALLSRRPRPPVPPAPVPQSSIALWLPYVPLLIAGTVAPAIVMTGLLRVLVPILMTLICARQVLSGWENRRLLAAAADQALRDPLTGLANRTLFQDRLAHAMALRARDNRCVAVLSLDLDDFKLINDSMGHPAADNLLIRVGERIATCLRAGDTVARLGGDEFALLLEGDVDEAHLVCERVIAAFDTPFLIDGHEVLMHPSAGLAVASLVDNSITAEDLVKRADTAMYFAKRSRNSTVHTFSSDMTLLDPDIEELARDGEPRSAKSGAEQVRLLGELRRTIDRGGLEMVYQPKLDLGTGRIAGVEALLRWPHPRLNVLRPGAFMPLILRHGLMRPVTDLVFRKVLDDCARWVSMGLDVPVAVNLFAPLLRDARLPDTVRRVLQERNLPAGLLTIEITEDLVLDEVGRVTGVLQQLRDDGIRIAIDDFGSGYSALSYLRDLPIDEVKFDRHFIASVATDARAAAVVSAVIDLTHNLGITVVAEGVEDAETASWLREHSCDIGQGYYFSRPVSSADISELLAAQARQ